The following coding sequences are from one Rutidosis leptorrhynchoides isolate AG116_Rl617_1_P2 chromosome 11, CSIRO_AGI_Rlap_v1, whole genome shotgun sequence window:
- the LOC139876840 gene encoding B-box zinc finger protein 24-like, with the protein MKIQCDVCEKAPATLICCADEAALCARCDVEVHAANKLASKHQRLLLQTWSNKLPPCDICQEKTAFIFCVEDRALFCRDCDEPIHSAGSLAANHQRFLATGIRVALSSSSQQQPEKNNQEPLPPSTKNVVVPHVNSTKTMAHQISGYNSPSWAVDDLLQFTDFESSDKKEKLEFGEFEWLSDYGMFGDEAAEVPQLPTSINNTAYKQTKFYAPQIKKPRYEIPHYEDEDEHFTVPDLG; encoded by the exons ATGAAGATACAGTGTGATGTGtgtgagaaagcacctgctactttGATTTGTTGTGCAGATGAAGCTGCTTTGTGTGCAAGATGTGATGTTGAAGTACATGCAGCTAATAAGCTTGCTAGCAAGCATCAAAGGCTCTTGCTACAAACTTGGTCTAATAAGCTGCCTCCTTGTGATATTTGCCAA GAAAAAACAGCATTTATATTCTGTGTGGAGGATCGAGCCTTGTTCTGTCGTGATTGTGACGAACCAATTCATTCGGCTGGTAGCCTTGCGGCTAACCACCAGCGATTCTTAGCTACTGGAATCCGAGTGGCTCTTAGTTCAAGTTCCCAACAACAGCCTGAAAAGAACAACCAAGAGCCACTACCACCGTCCACCAAAAATGTTGTCGTGCCACATGTCAATTCCACAAAAACAATGGCCCACCAAATTTCAGGATACAATTCACCGTCTTGGGCTGTTGATGACCTCTTGCAATTTACGGATTTTGAATCATCTGATAAG AAAGAAAAACTCGAATTTGGCGAATTTGAGTGGTTAAGCGACTATGGTATGTTTGGTGATGAAGCTGCCGAAGTTCCTCAACTTCCAACATCCATTAACAACACAGCATACAAACAAACCAAGTTTTACGCCCCACAAATCAAGAAACCAAGATATGAGATACCACATTACGAGGATGAAGATGAGCACTTCACTGTCCCTGATCTTGGTTAG